One Tachysurus fulvidraco isolate hzauxx_2018 chromosome 2, HZAU_PFXX_2.0, whole genome shotgun sequence DNA segment encodes these proteins:
- the LOC113651665 gene encoding vitellogenin-like isoform X1 — protein sequence MRAVVLALTLALVASHQINLVPEFAAGKTFVYKYEGLLLGGLPQEGLAKAGVKVSSKVLISAVAQNTFLMKLSDPQLFQYTGIWPQDSFVPATKLTSALNAQLVIPIKYEYANGVVGKIFAPAGVSATVLNLHRGILNILQLNLKNTQNVYELHEAGTHGVCKTHYMISEDEKTHQIAVRKSKDLTNCHKRVIKDIGLAYTETCVECQQRLKSLTGTATFSYIMKPTDTGALVSEATVEEVHEFSLLNTQTGAAQMRAKQMLNLLEVQNAPVAPHAGEYLNRGSLQYEFATEILQTPIQLLKINNAQAQIVEVLQHLVTNNMVMAHEDAPLKFVQLVQLMRVATLENIEAIWAQYKTKPVHRRWILDALPVVGTTVALKFIKEKFQADELAVPELTQTLLVALHMATANPDAIHLTANLAFNPKVKNIPVLREVIMLGYGSMIAKYCSEVPTCPADLLKPIHERAAEAISKGEIREITLALKVIGNAGHPASLKTIMKLLPGFGSAAASVPLKVQIDAVLALRNIAKNEPKMVQPVALQLFMDKALHPELRMVACIVLFETKPSVALMATVAGALEKETNMHVVSFAYSHIKSLTRSMAPDYMHVAAAANVAIRMLSPKLERLSNHFSRAIHFDLYISPFMVGAAGSAYLINDAATTLPRAVVTRARAYLAGAAADVLEVGVRTEGLHEVLQKSHAVNENADRITKIKRTLKALMDWRSMPENQPLASIYFKVFGQEIAFANIDKILIEQVAQIATGSQGREMLKEAVKALQKGIAFQYAKPLLAAEVRRILPSCLGVPMELGFYTSAVATAAVNVKATITPPLPEHPETVSRDQLMKTDFQLQAEARPSVALQTFAVIGVNTALIQAAVMARGKIHTVVPAKVDIRADLPKGNVKLEVLPAAVPDHIVAASFETVAVARNIEDLPNERVVSLAPPASSDAAEGLIPASIQKSLCGVVPYIHVKGCLEFASQNAGFMGLNPLYYIIGRHSAKFSVPRGDGQSLERLELELQVGPKAAEKLMKEISLVDVENPEESTVLLKLREILEAGLRNRNSSSSSSVSSSRSASSSKSSSSSRSTSSSRSASSSRSASSSRSASSSRSSKSSSMSSSSARVSKNTNAYRQFQKFHKDQYLTSQGTSKASSSSSIEAIQRKSMILGDAIPPIFAIIARAVKADHKLGYQLAAYLDKPTSRVQVVFASISQNDKWKICVDAILPSKHKFAAKLAIGEQCQGYSVAFKAETGLHEAHPSARLQWDWNRIPAIDIPYVKRAREFIFYVAPLAGINADRADNSERQINVIVALPTQKSLNIVCRIPKMTLSTQDVPLPIELPIEQDGTIEALQNFDIRNIVEKWLNNN from the exons ATGAGAGCTGTTGTGCTTGCCTTGACTCTGGCCCTTGTGG cgAGTCATCAGATCAACCTTG TTCCAGAGTTTGCTGCAGGAAAGACCTTTGTGTACAAGTATGAGGGTTTGTTATTGGGAGGTCTGCCTCAGGAGGGTCTGGCCAAGGCTGGTGTAAAAGTCAGCAGCAAGGTTCTCATCAGTGCTGTAGCACAGAATACCTTCCTCATGAAG CTCTCAGATCCTCAGCTCTTTCAGTACACTGGCATCTGGCCCCAGGATTCTTTTGTTCCTGCAACAAAGCTCACCTCAGCACTAAATGCTCAACTTGTAATTCCTATCAAATATGAGTATGCTAATGGTGTGGTAGGTAAAATATTTGCCCCTGCTGGAGTCTCTGCTACTGTTCTGAATCTGCACAGAGGTATCCTCAACATTCTTCAGCTCAACCTCAAGAACACACAGAATGTGTATGAGCTGCATGAG GCTGGAACTCACGGAGTCTGCAAGACCCACTACATGATCAGTGAGGATGAAAAGACCCATCAGATTGCTGTGAGAAAGTCCAAAGACCTGACCAACTGCCACAAAAGAGTCATAAAGGATATTGGTTTAGCTTACACTGAAACCTGTGTTGAATGCCAGCAG AGGCTGAAGAGTCTGACTGGGACTGCAACATTCAGCTACATCATGAAGCCCACTGATACAGGTGCTCTAGTTTCTGAGGCTACAGTTGAAGAAGTTCATGAGTTCTCACTCTTAAATACACAAACTGGAGCAGCTCAAATGAGAGCCAA GCAAATGCTGAATTTACTGGAAGTGCAGAATGCCCCTGTTGCTCCCCATGCGGGTGAGTACTTGAACCGTGGATCCCTGCAGTATGAATTTGCAACTGAGATTCTTCAAACCCCCATTCAACTGCTAAAGATCAATAATGCACAGGCCCAG ATTGTAGAGGTCTTGCAGCATCTGGTTACAAACAACATGGTTATGGCTCATGAGGATGCTCCTCTGAAGTTTGTCCAGCTTGTCCAACTCATGCGTGTAGCTACTTTGGAGAATATTGAAGCAATCTGGGCTCAGTACAAGACCAAACCTGTTCACAG GCGATGGATTTTGGATGCACTTCCTGTAGTGGGTACAACAGTAGCCTTGAAATTCATCAAGGAGAAGTTTCAAGCTGATGAGCTCGCTGTCCCTGAACTCACTCAGACCCTTCTGGTTGCTTTGCACATGGCCACAGCTAATCCAGATGCTATTCACCTCACTGCT AATCTGGCTTTTAACCCCAAAGTCAAGAATATTCCAGTGCTGCGTGAAGTTATCATGCTCGGCTATGGTTCCATGATTGCCAAATACTGTTCTGAAGTTCCTACATGTCCTGCTGATCTTCTTAAG CCTATTCATGAGCGTGCTGCCGAAGCTATTTCCAAGGGTGAGATTCGTGAAATTACACTGGCTCTTAAAGTTATAGGCAATGCCGGCCACCCCGCCAGCCTTAAAACCATCATGAAACTCCTGCCTGGATTTGGAAGTGCTGCTGCTTCCGTTCCCCTGAAGGTCCAGATTGATGCTGTCTTGGCTCTTAGGAACATTGCCAAGAATGAGCCAAAGATG GTTCAGCCAGTGGCACTGCAACTTTTCATGGACAAGGCACTCCATCCTGAACTGCGCATGGTTGCATGTATTGTGCTGTTTGAGACCAAACCATCTGTAGCCCTTATGGCAACTGTTGCTGGTGCTTTAGAGAAGGAGACCAACATGCATGTGGTCAGTTTTGCTTATTCTCATATCAAGTCTCTGACCAGAAGCATGGCCCCTGACTATATGCATGT GGCTGCCGCTGCGAATGTTGCCATCAGGATGTTGAGCCCCAAACTGGAGAGACTGAGCAATCATTTTAGCAGAGCTATCCATTTCGATCTCTATATCT CTCCATTCATGGTTGGTGCTGCTGGTAGTGCTTACTTGATcaatgatgctgccaccaccttGCCCAGAGCTGTTGTGACTAGAGCACGAGCCTACCTGGCTGGAGCTGCTGCTGATGTACTTGAG GTTGGTGTGAGAACTGAAGGACTACACGAAGTTCTTCAGAAGTCTCATGCTGTGAATGAAAATGCTGACCGCATAACTAAAATAAAGCGCACTCTTAAAGCT CTGATGGATTGGAGGTCTATGCCAGAAAATCAACCACTGGCTTCCATCTATTTCAAAGTTTTTGGACAGGAAATAGCTTTTGCCAACATTGACAAAATCCTCATCGAACAAGTAGCACAG ATTGCCACCGGATCTCAAGGCCGTGAAATGCTGAAAGAGGCTGTTAAGGCATTGCAGAAAGGTATTGCCTTCCAGTATGCCAAGCCTTTGCTGGCAGCTGAAGTGCGTCGCATTCTGCCTAGTTGTCTTGGTGTGCCAATGGAGCTTGGTTTTTACACTTCTGCTGTTGCTACTGCAGCTGTCAATG tTAAGGCAACTATTACCCCTCCTTTACCTGAGCATCCAGAGACTGTCTCGCGTGATCAGTTGATGAAGACTGATTTCCAGTTGCAAGCTGAGGCTAGACCAAG CGTTGCCCTCCAGACTTTTGCTGTAATTGGAGTGAACACTGCCTTGATTCAGGCTGCTGTTATGGCCAGAGGAAAGATACACACTGTTGTACCAGCAAAAGTAGATATAAGAGCTGACCTTCCAAAGGGCAATGTAAAGCTGGAGGTTCTGCCTGCCGCTGTTCCTGATCATATTGTTGCTGCAAG CTTTGAGACCGTTGCTGTGGCCAGAAACATTGAGGACCTCCCCAATGAGAGAGTCGTATCTCTGGCACCTCCAGCGTCTTCTGATGCTGCGGAAGGGTTGATACCTGCTTCAATTCAGAAGTCCTTGTGTGGTGTTGTTCCTTATATTCACGTCAAAGGATGTCTTGAGTTTGCCTCCCAGAATGCTGGCTTTATGGGGTTAAATcctctgtattatattattggACGGCACTCAGCTAAATTTTCAGTGCCAAGAG GTGATGGACAATCCCTTGAAAGACTGGAGCTTGAGTTGCAAGTTGGCCCTAAGGCAGCTGAGAAGCTTATGAAGGAAATCAGCCTTGTTGATGTTGAAAATCCTGAAGAAAGTACCGTCCTGTTGAAATTGAGGGAAATTCTGGAGGCTGGACTGAGGAATCGTAACTCCAGCTCGTCATCCTCTGTCAGCAGCAGTAGGAGCGCCAGTAGCAGTAAGAGTTCCAGCAGCAGTAGGAGCACCAGCAGCAGTAGGAGTGCCAGCAGCAGTAGGAGTGCCAGCAGCAGTAGGAGTGCCAGCAGCAGTAGGAGTTCTAAGAGCAGCTCTATGAGTTCTTCCAGTGCTCGTGTGAGCAAG AATACAAATGCATACCGTCAGTTCCAGAAATTTCATAAGGATCAG tacCTGACATCACAGGGAACATCAAAGGCCAGCAGCTCATCTAGCATTGAGGCTATACAGAGAAAG TCTATGATACTTGGAGATGCAATTCCACCCATATTTGCCATCATTGCCCGTGCCGTTAAAGCTGACCACAAGCTGGGATACCAGCTTGCCGCTTACTTGGACAAACCCACTTCAAGAGTACAGGTTGTGTTTGCCTCTATCTCTCAGAATGACAAATGGAAGATCTGTGTCGATGCTATCCTTCCAAGCAAGCATAAATTCGCT GCAAAGTTAGCTATTGGAGAGCAGTGCCAAGGATATTCTGTAGCTTTCAAGGCTGAAACTGGTCTGCATGAGGCACATCCTTCTGCTCGTTTACAATGGGACTGGAACAGAATCCCAGCTATTGATATTCCCTATGTTAAGAG GGCAAGGGAGTTCATCTTTTATGTTGCTCCCCTTGCTGGAATTAATGCTGACAGAGCtgataacagtgagagacagatcaaTGTAATTGTTGCCCTACCCACTCAAAAGTCTCTAAACATTGTTTGTAGGATTCCAAAG ATGACACTGTCAACGCAAGATGTGCCTCTTCCTATTGAACTGCCTATTGAACAAGATGGAACCATTGAAGCTCTCCAGAATTTTGACATTCGGAACATTGTTGAAAAATGGCTGAATAATAACTGA
- the LOC113651665 gene encoding vitellogenin-like isoform X2: MRAVVLALTLALVASHQINLVPEFAAGKTFVYKYEGLLLGGLPQEGLAKAGVKVSSKVLISAVAQNTFLMKLSDPQLFQYTGIWPQDSFVPATKLTSALNAQLVIPIKYEYANGVVGKIFAPAGVSATVLNLHRGILNILQLNLKNTQNVYELHEAGTHGVCKTHYMISEDEKTHQIAVRKSKDLTNCHKRVIKDIGLAYTETCVECQQRLKSLTGTATFSYIMKPTDTGALVSEATVEEVHEFSLLNTQTGAAQMRAKQMLNLLEVQNAPVAPHAGEYLNRGSLQYEFATEILQTPIQLLKINNAQAQIVEVLQHLVTNNMVMAHEDAPLKFVQLVQLMRVATLENIEAIWAQYKTKPVHRRWILDALPVVGTTVALKFIKEKFQADELAVPELTQTLLVALHMATANPDAIHLTANLAFNPKVKNIPVLREVIMLGYGSMIAKYCSEVPTCPADLLKPIHERAAEAISKGEIREITLALKVIGNAGHPASLKTIMKLLPGFGSAAASVPLKVQIDAVLALRNIAKNEPKMVQPVALQLFMDKALHPELRMVACIVLFETKPSVALMATVAGALEKETNMHVVSFAYSHIKSLTRSMAPDYMHVAAAANVAIRMLSPKLERLSNHFSRAIHFDLYISPFMVGAAGSAYLINDAATTLPRAVVTRARAYLAGAAADVLEVGVRTEGLHEVLQKSHAVNENADRITKIKRTLKALMDWRSMPENQPLASIYFKVFGQEIAFANIDKILIEQVAQIATGSQGREMLKEAVKALQKGIAFQYAKPLLAAEVRRILPSCLGVPMELGFYTSAVATAAVNVKATITPPLPEHPETVSRDQLMKTDFQLQAEARPSVALQTFAVIGVNTALIQAAVMARGKIHTVVPAKVDIRADLPKGNVKLEVLPAAVPDHIVAASFETVAVARNIEDLPNERVVSLAPPASSDAAEGLIPASIQKSLCGVVPYIHVKGCLEFASQNAGFMGLNPLYYIIGRHSAKFSVPRGDGQSLERLELELQVGPKAAEKLMKEISLVDVENPEESTVLLKLREILEAGLRNRNSSSSSSVSSSRSASSSKSSSSSRSTSSSRSASSSRSASSSRSASSSRSSKSSSMSSSSARVSKNTNAYRQFQKFHKDQGTSKASSSSSIEAIQRKSMILGDAIPPIFAIIARAVKADHKLGYQLAAYLDKPTSRVQVVFASISQNDKWKICVDAILPSKHKFAAKLAIGEQCQGYSVAFKAETGLHEAHPSARLQWDWNRIPAIDIPYVKRAREFIFYVAPLAGINADRADNSERQINVIVALPTQKSLNIVCRIPKMTLSTQDVPLPIELPIEQDGTIEALQNFDIRNIVEKWLNNN, translated from the exons ATGAGAGCTGTTGTGCTTGCCTTGACTCTGGCCCTTGTGG cgAGTCATCAGATCAACCTTG TTCCAGAGTTTGCTGCAGGAAAGACCTTTGTGTACAAGTATGAGGGTTTGTTATTGGGAGGTCTGCCTCAGGAGGGTCTGGCCAAGGCTGGTGTAAAAGTCAGCAGCAAGGTTCTCATCAGTGCTGTAGCACAGAATACCTTCCTCATGAAG CTCTCAGATCCTCAGCTCTTTCAGTACACTGGCATCTGGCCCCAGGATTCTTTTGTTCCTGCAACAAAGCTCACCTCAGCACTAAATGCTCAACTTGTAATTCCTATCAAATATGAGTATGCTAATGGTGTGGTAGGTAAAATATTTGCCCCTGCTGGAGTCTCTGCTACTGTTCTGAATCTGCACAGAGGTATCCTCAACATTCTTCAGCTCAACCTCAAGAACACACAGAATGTGTATGAGCTGCATGAG GCTGGAACTCACGGAGTCTGCAAGACCCACTACATGATCAGTGAGGATGAAAAGACCCATCAGATTGCTGTGAGAAAGTCCAAAGACCTGACCAACTGCCACAAAAGAGTCATAAAGGATATTGGTTTAGCTTACACTGAAACCTGTGTTGAATGCCAGCAG AGGCTGAAGAGTCTGACTGGGACTGCAACATTCAGCTACATCATGAAGCCCACTGATACAGGTGCTCTAGTTTCTGAGGCTACAGTTGAAGAAGTTCATGAGTTCTCACTCTTAAATACACAAACTGGAGCAGCTCAAATGAGAGCCAA GCAAATGCTGAATTTACTGGAAGTGCAGAATGCCCCTGTTGCTCCCCATGCGGGTGAGTACTTGAACCGTGGATCCCTGCAGTATGAATTTGCAACTGAGATTCTTCAAACCCCCATTCAACTGCTAAAGATCAATAATGCACAGGCCCAG ATTGTAGAGGTCTTGCAGCATCTGGTTACAAACAACATGGTTATGGCTCATGAGGATGCTCCTCTGAAGTTTGTCCAGCTTGTCCAACTCATGCGTGTAGCTACTTTGGAGAATATTGAAGCAATCTGGGCTCAGTACAAGACCAAACCTGTTCACAG GCGATGGATTTTGGATGCACTTCCTGTAGTGGGTACAACAGTAGCCTTGAAATTCATCAAGGAGAAGTTTCAAGCTGATGAGCTCGCTGTCCCTGAACTCACTCAGACCCTTCTGGTTGCTTTGCACATGGCCACAGCTAATCCAGATGCTATTCACCTCACTGCT AATCTGGCTTTTAACCCCAAAGTCAAGAATATTCCAGTGCTGCGTGAAGTTATCATGCTCGGCTATGGTTCCATGATTGCCAAATACTGTTCTGAAGTTCCTACATGTCCTGCTGATCTTCTTAAG CCTATTCATGAGCGTGCTGCCGAAGCTATTTCCAAGGGTGAGATTCGTGAAATTACACTGGCTCTTAAAGTTATAGGCAATGCCGGCCACCCCGCCAGCCTTAAAACCATCATGAAACTCCTGCCTGGATTTGGAAGTGCTGCTGCTTCCGTTCCCCTGAAGGTCCAGATTGATGCTGTCTTGGCTCTTAGGAACATTGCCAAGAATGAGCCAAAGATG GTTCAGCCAGTGGCACTGCAACTTTTCATGGACAAGGCACTCCATCCTGAACTGCGCATGGTTGCATGTATTGTGCTGTTTGAGACCAAACCATCTGTAGCCCTTATGGCAACTGTTGCTGGTGCTTTAGAGAAGGAGACCAACATGCATGTGGTCAGTTTTGCTTATTCTCATATCAAGTCTCTGACCAGAAGCATGGCCCCTGACTATATGCATGT GGCTGCCGCTGCGAATGTTGCCATCAGGATGTTGAGCCCCAAACTGGAGAGACTGAGCAATCATTTTAGCAGAGCTATCCATTTCGATCTCTATATCT CTCCATTCATGGTTGGTGCTGCTGGTAGTGCTTACTTGATcaatgatgctgccaccaccttGCCCAGAGCTGTTGTGACTAGAGCACGAGCCTACCTGGCTGGAGCTGCTGCTGATGTACTTGAG GTTGGTGTGAGAACTGAAGGACTACACGAAGTTCTTCAGAAGTCTCATGCTGTGAATGAAAATGCTGACCGCATAACTAAAATAAAGCGCACTCTTAAAGCT CTGATGGATTGGAGGTCTATGCCAGAAAATCAACCACTGGCTTCCATCTATTTCAAAGTTTTTGGACAGGAAATAGCTTTTGCCAACATTGACAAAATCCTCATCGAACAAGTAGCACAG ATTGCCACCGGATCTCAAGGCCGTGAAATGCTGAAAGAGGCTGTTAAGGCATTGCAGAAAGGTATTGCCTTCCAGTATGCCAAGCCTTTGCTGGCAGCTGAAGTGCGTCGCATTCTGCCTAGTTGTCTTGGTGTGCCAATGGAGCTTGGTTTTTACACTTCTGCTGTTGCTACTGCAGCTGTCAATG tTAAGGCAACTATTACCCCTCCTTTACCTGAGCATCCAGAGACTGTCTCGCGTGATCAGTTGATGAAGACTGATTTCCAGTTGCAAGCTGAGGCTAGACCAAG CGTTGCCCTCCAGACTTTTGCTGTAATTGGAGTGAACACTGCCTTGATTCAGGCTGCTGTTATGGCCAGAGGAAAGATACACACTGTTGTACCAGCAAAAGTAGATATAAGAGCTGACCTTCCAAAGGGCAATGTAAAGCTGGAGGTTCTGCCTGCCGCTGTTCCTGATCATATTGTTGCTGCAAG CTTTGAGACCGTTGCTGTGGCCAGAAACATTGAGGACCTCCCCAATGAGAGAGTCGTATCTCTGGCACCTCCAGCGTCTTCTGATGCTGCGGAAGGGTTGATACCTGCTTCAATTCAGAAGTCCTTGTGTGGTGTTGTTCCTTATATTCACGTCAAAGGATGTCTTGAGTTTGCCTCCCAGAATGCTGGCTTTATGGGGTTAAATcctctgtattatattattggACGGCACTCAGCTAAATTTTCAGTGCCAAGAG GTGATGGACAATCCCTTGAAAGACTGGAGCTTGAGTTGCAAGTTGGCCCTAAGGCAGCTGAGAAGCTTATGAAGGAAATCAGCCTTGTTGATGTTGAAAATCCTGAAGAAAGTACCGTCCTGTTGAAATTGAGGGAAATTCTGGAGGCTGGACTGAGGAATCGTAACTCCAGCTCGTCATCCTCTGTCAGCAGCAGTAGGAGCGCCAGTAGCAGTAAGAGTTCCAGCAGCAGTAGGAGCACCAGCAGCAGTAGGAGTGCCAGCAGCAGTAGGAGTGCCAGCAGCAGTAGGAGTGCCAGCAGCAGTAGGAGTTCTAAGAGCAGCTCTATGAGTTCTTCCAGTGCTCGTGTGAGCAAG AATACAAATGCATACCGTCAGTTCCAGAAATTTCATAAGGATCAG GGAACATCAAAGGCCAGCAGCTCATCTAGCATTGAGGCTATACAGAGAAAG TCTATGATACTTGGAGATGCAATTCCACCCATATTTGCCATCATTGCCCGTGCCGTTAAAGCTGACCACAAGCTGGGATACCAGCTTGCCGCTTACTTGGACAAACCCACTTCAAGAGTACAGGTTGTGTTTGCCTCTATCTCTCAGAATGACAAATGGAAGATCTGTGTCGATGCTATCCTTCCAAGCAAGCATAAATTCGCT GCAAAGTTAGCTATTGGAGAGCAGTGCCAAGGATATTCTGTAGCTTTCAAGGCTGAAACTGGTCTGCATGAGGCACATCCTTCTGCTCGTTTACAATGGGACTGGAACAGAATCCCAGCTATTGATATTCCCTATGTTAAGAG GGCAAGGGAGTTCATCTTTTATGTTGCTCCCCTTGCTGGAATTAATGCTGACAGAGCtgataacagtgagagacagatcaaTGTAATTGTTGCCCTACCCACTCAAAAGTCTCTAAACATTGTTTGTAGGATTCCAAAG ATGACACTGTCAACGCAAGATGTGCCTCTTCCTATTGAACTGCCTATTGAACAAGATGGAACCATTGAAGCTCTCCAGAATTTTGACATTCGGAACATTGTTGAAAAATGGCTGAATAATAACTGA